The Gordonia iterans DNA window AGGTATCGGCAGGTCAACTGGTATGCGAGACGATGGCGGCGGCTTTGTCGAGGCACTCCTGCCACTCGGCGGCGGGGTCGCTGTCGTAGGTGATGCCCCCGCCGACGCCCAGAGTCATCGCCCCGTCGGGGGTGATCTGCACGGTGCGGATGGCGACGTTCAGATCGAGCAGTCCGTCGGGGCCCGCGATGCCGACGGCGCCGCAGTACACCCCGCGGCCGTACGCCTCCCACTCCGCGATCAGTTCGGCGGCCCGGATCTTCGGGGTGCCGGTCACCGACGCCGGGGGGAAGGTCGCCTCCAAGAGTGCGTCGTTGCCGACGGCGGCCGGCAGTTCCGCGGAGACCGTCGAGACCAGGTGCCACACGCCGGGAGCGCCGACGATCGTGAGCAGCTCCGGAACCCGGACGCTGCCGGTCGCGGCGACGCGCCCCAGGTCGTTGCGGACCAGGTCGACGATCATCACGTTCTCGGCGATGTCCTTGGCCGACTCGGCGAGCACCAGGGGGTCGACGTCGAGCGGGACGGTGCCCTTGATCGGTGACGACGTGACCGTCCCGCCGCGACGGGACAGGAAGGACTCCGGCGACAGGCTCACCACCGAGCCGTGCGCGCCGTGGAGAAAGGCGGCCTTCGCGGGCTTGGTGGCGGCCGCCAGGTCGGCGAAGTAGCGATGCGGCGAGCCGGCCAGCCTTCCGGTGAAGCGGGTGCAGATGCACGCCTGGTACACCTCGCCGGCGGCGATGGCCTCGCGGCAGGCGGCGACGGCGGCGAGATGCGGTTCCCGCTCCGGCGGGGTCCACTCGGCTGTCCACGGTGGGGTATCGACACGGTTCGACGGTCCGCTCCTCACCTGCTCAACCATCGATCTGGAGGGCTCGACCATCGATGCGGGAGGCTCGGGTCGAAACCACGCCTCAAGGGAGGAGCACACCCAGGAGGGGCATTCGGCGCCGACGGGCGACCACCACGACCACTCGCCGTCGCGCAGGAGGAGCACGCCGTCGGTCAGACCGCCCGCGACTTCCGGGAGCGGCCCCTGCCCGGCCCGCACGGGAAAGCCGAGGTGGCCCAGCCAGAAGCGGTCGGGCCGGTCGGGCGGACGCAGTCCGGGGACGATCTCGAGCGAGGGGGCGATCACGGCGTCGGCATCGCACCAGTCGCCGATCAGTGCAGCGGGTCCGGGCAGGCCCTCCGTTTCGGCGCGCGCGGTCAACGCCTGGAACAGGTCCAGACCGGGCGGCGTGTCGACACGGTGCGTCACGGGACCTCGACAGGGGCGTGGTCTCGATACGCTGCTCGCCCCAAGGGGCTCGTCGCTACTCGACCACCAAGGAACACCGCCATGGAACGGGTCAGTCCTGCACCGCGAGCTCGACGCGGGGGAAGACCGGGGCCGGCTTGGGGAGCGCGGTGCCCGGCTGCAGGCGAGTCTGGATCGCGGCGAAGTCGCGGTGGTCGTCGTTCACGGCCAGCAGGTCCAGGACGGTGCCGGTCGCCGTCGGCATCACCGGCTGCGCCAGCAGCGTGACGATGCGGATCACCTCGGCGCACACGTAGAGGACCGTGCCGGTGCGCTCGCGGTCGGTCTTGGCCAGCTTCCACGGCTCCTGCGCGGAGATGTACCGGTTGGTCGCCGCGAGCGTCGACCACAGCGCCTCCAGGCCGAGATGGATCGCCTGGACGTCGAAGTGCTCGCGGACGGTGGGCAGCAGCGTCGCGGCACGGTCGAGCAGGGCGCGGTCCTCGGCGGTGAACTCGCAGGGATCGGGGACTGCCGAGTCGAAGTACTTGCCGATCATGCTGAGCGTGCGCTGCGCCAGGTTGCCGTACTCGTTGGCCAGGTCGGCGTTGATCCGCGCGACGATGGCCTCCGCCGAGTACGAGCCGTCCTGCCCGTAGCTCACCTCGCGGAGGAAGAAGAACCGCACCGGGTCGACGCCGAACTCGTCGATCAGCACGTCCGGATCGATCACGTTGCCGATCGACTTGCTCATCTTCTCGCCGTTGTTGAAGAGGAAGCCGTGCGCGAACACCCGCTTGGGCAGGTCGATCCCGGCGCTCATCAGGAACGCCGGCCAGTACACGCAGTGGAACCGGATGATGTCCTTGCCGATCACGTGCAGATCGGCGGGCCAATACTTGGCGAAGGTCTCCGGGTCGTCCGGGAATCCCGCGCCCGTCAGGTAGTTCGTGAGGGCGTCGACCCAGACGTACATCACGTGCGCGTCGTCGCCGGGCACCGTGACACCCCAGTCGAAGGTGGTGCGCGAGACCGACAGATCCTTCAGGCCGCCGGCGACGAAGCTGCGGACCTCGTTGCGCCGCACGTCGGGGCCGATGAACTCCGGATGCTCGTCGTACAGCGCGAGCAGCCGGTCCTGGTACGCCGACAGCCGGAAGAAGTAGGTCTGTTCCTCGGTCCAGGTGAGCACGTGGCCGTTCTCGGCCGCGACGCGGTCGCCGTTCTCGTCGACGCGGGTGTCGTCGGTGTTGACGAAGGTCTCGTCGCGCACGTCGTACCAGCCCGAGTACGAGTCCTGGTAGATGTCGCCGGCGTCGACCATCCGCTGCCAGATCTCCTGCGAGGCCCGGTGATGATCGTCGTCGGTGGTACGGATGAAGCGGTCGAACGACGACCCCAGCCGCTCCTGCAGCGCCTGGAACCGGCTCGAGTTGCGCGCCGCCAGCTCGCCGGTCGGGATCCCCTCCGCCTGCGCGGTCTGCTGCATCTTCTGACCGTGCTCGTCGGTGCCGGTGAGGAACCGGACGTCATAACCGTCGAGGCGCTTGAAGCGGGCCAGCGCGTCCGCCGAGATGTACTCGTAGGCATGACCGATGTGCGGTGCGCCGTTCGGGTACGCGATGGCGGTGGTGAGATAGAAGGCAGGTCGCATAGTGCCTATGAGGATAGCGGTGCCGACCGGCCCGGCCGTGGGCTCACCCTTCCCGGCGATACGGTGCGCATCCCGTCGGCGCCTGCGGTGGCCGGCCGGACTCGATCGGCTCGATCGGCAGAATCACCGGATCGTCGCTGAGTGTGAACTTCTCGCCGTGGTGTGCCAACTCGATCGGCGGACCGTCGAGCAGTCGGTAGGTGGCCTTGGTCTTGTCGACGGCGACGATGATGCGCGACTCGCGCACCAGCATGCGGAACGACATGTAGTTCAGGCGTTCGGGCAGGCGCGGCGCGAAGGTGATGTTGCCGCCGAAGTCGCGCATGCCGCCGAAGCCGGCCACGCAGTCCGTCCACGCGCCCGCGAGCGCGGCGATGTGCAGGCCGGAAGAGACGTTGTTGTGGAGGTCGTGCAGATCGGTGAACACCGATTCGCAGAGCAGATCGTAGGCCAGGTCGAGGTAGCCGACCTCCGCGGCGGTCACCGCCTCGCAGCAGGCTGAGAGCGACGAGTCGCGCACGGTGATCGGGTAGTAGTAGTCGAAGATCGCGCGCTTCTCTTCCGGCGTGAAGCTGTCGCCGAACATGTAGGTCGCGAAGACCAGGTCGGCCTGCTTCACCACCTGCTTCCGGTACAGGTCGAAGTACGGGAAGTTCAGCAGCAGCGGATACCGGCCCTTGGTCCCCTCGAAGTCCCACTTGTCCAGGAGGGTGAAGGCCTCGCACTGCTGGTGGACGCCCAGATCGTGGTCGTAGGGGATGGTCATGGAATCGGCGCACGCCGTCCAGTGCTTGATCTCGGCGTTGCTCACACCGAGATCCCGTGCGACGGCCGGCTGCCGGTGCACCACCGCCACCGCGTCCCGGAACGCCTGCTGCGCCGCGAGATTGGTGAAGACGTTGTTGTTGATGATGGCGGTGTACTCGTCCGGCCCGGTCACGCCGTCGATGCGGAAGTCGCCGTTCACGTCGTGGTGGCCGAAGCCGGCGAAGAAGCGGGCGACCTCGACCAGCAGCTCGACGCCGCACTCCACCTCGAAGGCCTCGTCGTTGGTGGCGCGCAGGTACCGTCCGGTGGCGTTCGCGATGTCGGCGGACACGTGCACGCCCGCGGTGCCCGCGGGCCAGTAGCCCGAACACTCGTCGCCGTCGATGGTGCGCCACGGGAACATCGCGCCGGACTGTCCGAGTTCGCGTGCCCGTGCACGCGCCTTGTCCAGGGTGCTGTGTCGCCAGCGCAGTTCTTCGCCGGCGGCCGCGGGGACGGTATAGGTGAGCATCGGCAGGATGAAACTCTCGGTGTCCCAGAAGGTGTGACCGTCGTAGCCGGGACCGGTGAGGCCCTTCGCCGGGATCTGCCGCGACTGTCCGCGGGCGCCGGCCTGCAGCACGTGGAACAGGGAGAAGCGGATCGCCTGCTGCAGTTCGGGGTCGCCGTCGATTTCGATGTCGGCGTCCCGCCAGAACTCGTCGAGGAACTCGGCCTGCTCGGCTTTGAGTGCGTCCCAACCGGTTTCGGCTGCCATGGCGAGCGCGGCATCGACCTGCGAACGCAGGGCCGGGACGGATCGTCGTGCCGACCACCCGTAGGCGACGCACTTGGTGAGCACGATCTTGCTGCCCTGCGGCACGGTGGCGGCGATGGTCACGCGAGCCAGGTCGCCGTCGGCCTGCACGTAGGTCTCGGCGTTGCCGGGCACGTCCAGCGTGTGCCCCATGGCGGCGGCGACGGCCAGTCCGGACCGCTTGGTGTGATGCACCAGTACGGCGGTGGTGCCGCGGCAGTCGGCGAGCGCGGGGACGAGCGGGGCGTCCAGGGCCGCCGCGAGCCGGGGGTCGTTGCCCGGCAAGGGAACCGGCTCGTTGGCGAGCAGGTCGGACTGCAGCACCAGCTTCATGTCCTCGCCGATCGGCTCCACCTCGTACCGCGTGGCGACGATGGTGCGCTTGGTGAAGCTGACCAGCCGCTCGCTCTTGATGCGCACGGTGCGACCGGTGGGCGAGGTCCAGAGCGTGCTGCGGCGCAGCGTGCCGGTCCGGAAGTCCAGCACGCGCTCGTGATCGACGGTTCGGCCGTAGCGCAGGTCCATCGGCTCGTCCTCCACCAGGAGCCGGATGATCTTGCCGTCGGTCACGTTCACCACGGTCTGGCCGGACTCGGGGTAGCCGTACCCGCTCTCGGCGTACGGCAGGTTCCGCTGCTCGAAGAATCCGTTGAGGTAGGTGCCCGGCTGATCGACCGGCTCGCCCTCCTCGAAGGTGCCGCGCAGGCCGATGTGGCCGTTGGACAGTGCGAAGAGCGTCTCGGTGCGGCCGATCATGTCGATGTCCATGCCGCGCCACGCCAGCTGCCACGGGTTCACCTCGAAGCCGTGGTCGGGGTGCAGGCCGTGCGCGGGCACGTTCGTGGGATCGGTGTGGCTCGCGGTGTCGCCGTGCGTGGTGTGCGTGATTTCGCTCTGCGGCTCGAACAACATGAGCGCTCCTTACAGCAGTTCGTCGAGGTCGGAGACGACGACGTCGGCGCCCGCCGCGCGCATCGCCTCGGCCTGTCGGCCGCCGACGCGATCGATTCCGACAACGTAGCCGAATCGGCCTGCCGCCCCGGCCCGAACCCCGGAGATGGCGTCCTCGAACACCGCGGCGTGTTCGGGCTGCACCCCCATCAATTCGGCGCCGCGCAGGTACGAGTCCGGCGCGGGTTTGCCGTTGAGCCGCTCGGCGACGATCGTGTTGCCGTCGACGCGGTGCTCCGGGTAGTCGGCGAGCCCGGCGGCTTGGAGCACCATCGCTCCGTTCTTGCTGGAGGTCACCACGGCGATGCGCAGCCCTGCCGCGCGCGCGGCGTCCAGGTAGCGCACCGAGCCGGGGTACGGGTCGACCCCGTCGCGGCGCAGGGTCGCGGTGAAGGCATCGTTCTTGGACTGGGCGATCTGCGCCACCGCGTCGTCGTCGACGACGATGCCGCGCGCGGTGAGAAAGCTCCGGACGCCGTCGATGCGCGGCCGGCCGTCGACGTAGTCGAGGTAGTCCTGCTCGGTGAACGGCGACAGGTCCTCACCGTCGGTGGCGATGCCGCCGGCCGCCCGGGCCACGAGGAAGGCGTCGAAGGCGTCCGTCCAGGCGGCCGTGTGCAGCGTGGCGGTGGTGGTGAGCACGCCGTCCAGGTCGAACAACAGGACGGAGATCTGTGATGGCAATCCGAGCACGAGGAAAACGCTACCCGGACGGGCTAGTGTCTGCTGGGTGACTGAGCGACGATTCTCACAGGTGGATGTGTTCGGCGACGGCCCGGCGAGCGGCAACCCGGTAGCGGTGGTGATCGAGGCCGAGGGACTGAGCGACGACGACATGGCGCGGTTCGCGCGGTGGACCAATCTCTCCGAGACCACCTTCGTGCTGCCGCCGACCGATCCCGGTGCCGACTACCGGTTGCGGATCTTCACCCCCGGCGGCGAGTTGCCGTTCGCAGGTCACCCGACGCTCGGGTCCGCGCACGCGTGGCGGGAGTCCGGAGTCCTCCCGCGGCGGGACGACTCGGCAGGCGGCGACATCGTGCAGGAGTGCGGCATCGGCCTGGTGACCGTGCGGTACGACGACGCCACCGGCCGTTACGCCTTCGCCGCGCCCCCGCTGACCCGGTCCGGCCCCGCCGACGACGAGACGCTCGACCGCGTCCGGGCGGCGATGGGGCTGCGGCGCAGCGACGTGGAGGCGGCCGAGTGGGTGAGCAACGGTCCACCCTGGCTGGCGCTGCTGCTCACCGACGGACAGCGGGTCCTCGACGTGCGGCCCGACATGGGCGCGCTGGGCCCGGACGACTTCGTCGGCCTGGTCGGTCCGTGGCGCGAGCGATCGGGTCCCCACTACGAGGTGCGCGGCTTCGTTCCCGGCATGGGCGTGCCCGAGGACCCGGTCACCGGAAGCCTGAACGCCGGGATCGCGGTCTGGCTGCGGGGTGCCGGGCTGGCGCCGTCGTCGTACGTCGCCGCCCAGGGCACGGTGCTCGGTCGGACCGGGCGCGTGCACATCCACGACGACGGCGACACGATCTGGGTCGGCGGCGCCTGCGCGACGGTGATCGACGGGACGGTGGACCTGTGACCGGTCCTGCGGAACCGTCGGCCAAGCAGGTACGCAAGCGCAAGCGCCGGGAGCCGCCGCCGGATCCTGCGGCGCTCGGCGGACTCGTGGACGCGCACACCCACCTGGCGGCGTGCGGCGGGCGCAGCGCCGAGGCCGTCGCCGAGATCGTCGACCACGCCGAGCGGGTCGGCGTGCAGCAGGTGGTGACCGTCGCCGACGACATGGTCGACGCGCGCTGGGCCGTGCAGGCCGCGCACTGGGACTCGCGGGTGTTCGCCGCGGTGGGACTGCACCCGACGCACGCCGGTGATCTGGACGGGGCGGCGCGGTCGGAACTGGAGGAGATGGTCGCCGACGAGCGGGTGGTGGCGGTGGGCGAGACGGGGCTGGACTACTACTGGACCGTCCACTCCGACACCTGCGCCGAGCCCGCGGTGCAGAAGGACGTCTTCGCCTGGCACATCGACCTGGCCAAGCGCTGTGGCAAGGCGCTGATGATCCACAACCGGGATGCCGATCGGGACCTGCTGGACGTGCTGGCGGCCGAGGGCGCGCCGGAGACGGTGATCATGCACTGCTTCTCCGGCACCCCGGAGATCGCCCGCGAGTGCGTCGACCGCGGGTACCTGCTGTCCTTCTCCGGCACTGTGACGTTCGCCAACTCCGGCGCGCTGCGTGAGGCGGCCGCGCTGACTCCCGAGGACCTGATCCTGGTGGAGACCGACGCACCGTTCCTGACCCCGCATCCCTATCGTGGCCAGCCCAATCAGTCGTACTGCCTGCCGTACACCGCGCGCTCGCTCGCGGAGGTCCGTGGGGTGTCCCCCGAACGAATGGCAGCAGTCCTGGGGGCGAATGCGTGCCGTGCCTACGGGTTGCCGTTGCGATAACGACCCTCTTTTCGTTACCGTACTGTGATCGCTCCGCCGGAACGCGGAGGCTGAACTGGTTAGTAGGTAGTACTTTGTCCGTTTTCAAGCGCATCAACGCCGCCGATTCTCTGGGCGCCCGCGCCGTCACCGGCGCCCTTCTGGTCACTCTTGCCGCAGGCGGTGTGACCGGAGCAGTGATGCACAAGGAACTGACCCTCTCCATCGACGGGCAGGCGCGCGAGGTGTCCACCATGGCCTTCTCGGTGTCCGGTGTGCTGGAAGAGAACGGCATCGCCACCAGTCCCGGCGACAAGATCAACGTCGACCTGAGCAGCAGCCCCCGGCGCGGTCAGGTGATCACCGTGGACCGGCTCAAGGAGGTCGAGCTCAAGCTCGACGGCCAGCCGCAGATCGTCAAGACCCACAAGAACTCGGTGCGCGAGGTGCTCGCCGAGAAGGGTCTCACCGAGGTCGCGGTGAGCACCTCCCTCGATGCGCCCGTGCCGGTGCAGGGCGCCGACGTCGAAGTGATCCTGCCCAAGCCGATCGTCGTGACCGACGGCGCCAAGACCGAGCGCACCGTGGTGGCCGCCAAGACCGTGGGCGACGTCTTCGAGCGCACCGGCAATCCGCTGGCCCCCACCGACAAGGTGGTCCCGGCCGCGACCACCCCGGTCAGCAAGGACATGAAGATCAAGGTCACGCGGATCCGGGACACCGAGGAGACCGTCGAGGAGAAGGTGGCTCCGCCGGAGATCAAGAAAGAAGACGACACCCTGGTCCGCAACCGCAAGGTCGTGGAGAAGAAGGGCACTCCGGGCAAGGCCAAGGTCACTTACAAGGTCACTCGCGTCAACGGCAAGGTGACCAAGCGGGAGAAGCTCGAGGAGGAGGTCCTCGTCGAGCCGAAGCCGGCCACCGTGCGCGTCGGCACCAAGCCGGGTGCGCCGCACGTGCCGCACGGCGTCTGGGATGCGCTCGCACAGTGCGAGGCGACCGGCAACTGGGCCATCAACACCGGCAACGGCTACTACGGCGGCCTGCAGTTCAACCAGAGCACCTGGGAGCGGCACGGCGGACTGGAGTATGCGCCGCGTGCGGACCTGGCCACCCGCGAGGAGCAGATCGCCATCGGCAAGAAGACCCAGGCCGCCCAGGGCTGGGGCGCGTGGCCGACGTGCACCTCCCGCCTGGGCCTGCGCTGACCCGACAGGGGACAATGGCCGGGTGACTGATGCAACCGGCGTGCGCCTCCTGGGTCCCGTCGAGATCCGCGGCCTGGCCGCCGAGCTCGGTGTGCGGCCCACCAAGCAGCTCGGCCAGAACTTCGTGCACGACGCCAACACCGTGCGCCGCATCGTCGCCACCTCCGGCGTGGGACCCGAAGACGTGGTTCTGGAGGTCGGGCCGGGGCTGGGGTCGCTGACGCTGGCGCTGCTGGAGACCGCCGGCCGGGTGGTCGCCGTGGAGATCGATCCGGTGCTCGCCGCGCGCCTGCCGCAGACGGTCGCGGAGTTCGCCCCGGGAACCCAGTTTGACGTGGTGACCGCCGACGCGATGTCGGTGCTCCCGGACGACCTGCCCGCGACGCCGACCGCGCTGGTGGCGAACCTGCCGTACAACGTCGCCGTCCCGGTGTTGCTGCATCTGATGGCGCATTTCCCGACCCTGCGGACCGCGTTGGTGATGGTGCAGGCCGAGGTGGCCGATCGTCTCGCCGCGGGACCGGGCAGCCGCACCTACGGTGTTCCGAGCGTCAAAGCGCGCTACTTCGGCGACGTCAAGCGGGCGGGCGCCATCGGCCGGAACGTGTTCTGGCCGGAACCGAAGATCGAGTCCGGACTGGTCCGCATCGACCGCACCGATCCGTACGGCACGGACGAGGACCGGCGGCGAACCGTGTTCACGGTGATCGACGCCGCCTTCTCCCAGCGCCGGAAGACCATGCGCTCGGCGCTCGCCTCCTGGGCCGGCGGACCCGTTCGTGCCGAAGAACTGCTGCGCGCAGCGGGAATCGATCCCGGTATCCGCGGAGAGCGCCTCGACATCGGCG harbors:
- a CDS encoding PhzF family phenazine biosynthesis protein, whose amino-acid sequence is MTERRFSQVDVFGDGPASGNPVAVVIEAEGLSDDDMARFARWTNLSETTFVLPPTDPGADYRLRIFTPGGELPFAGHPTLGSAHAWRESGVLPRRDDSAGGDIVQECGIGLVTVRYDDATGRYAFAAPPLTRSGPADDETLDRVRAAMGLRRSDVEAAEWVSNGPPWLALLLTDGQRVLDVRPDMGALGPDDFVGLVGPWRERSGPHYEVRGFVPGMGVPEDPVTGSLNAGIAVWLRGAGLAPSSYVAAQGTVLGRTGRVHIHDDGDTIWVGGACATVIDGTVDL
- a CDS encoding aminodeoxychorismate synthase component I, with the translated sequence MTHRVDTPPGLDLFQALTARAETEGLPGPAALIGDWCDADAVIAPSLEIVPGLRPPDRPDRFWLGHLGFPVRAGQGPLPEVAGGLTDGVLLLRDGEWSWWSPVGAECPSWVCSSLEAWFRPEPPASMVEPSRSMVEQVRSGPSNRVDTPPWTAEWTPPEREPHLAAVAACREAIAAGEVYQACICTRFTGRLAGSPHRYFADLAAATKPAKAAFLHGAHGSVVSLSPESFLSRRGGTVTSSPIKGTVPLDVDPLVLAESAKDIAENVMIVDLVRNDLGRVAATGSVRVPELLTIVGAPGVWHLVSTVSAELPAAVGNDALLEATFPPASVTGTPKIRAAELIAEWEAYGRGVYCGAVGIAGPDGLLDLNVAIRTVQITPDGAMTLGVGGGITYDSDPAAEWQECLDKAAAIVSHTS
- the rsmA gene encoding 16S rRNA (adenine(1518)-N(6)/adenine(1519)-N(6))-dimethyltransferase RsmA, which translates into the protein MTDATGVRLLGPVEIRGLAAELGVRPTKQLGQNFVHDANTVRRIVATSGVGPEDVVLEVGPGLGSLTLALLETAGRVVAVEIDPVLAARLPQTVAEFAPGTQFDVVTADAMSVLPDDLPATPTALVANLPYNVAVPVLLHLMAHFPTLRTALVMVQAEVADRLAAGPGSRTYGVPSVKARYFGDVKRAGAIGRNVFWPEPKIESGLVRIDRTDPYGTDEDRRRTVFTVIDAAFSQRRKTMRSALASWAGGPVRAEELLRAAGIDPGIRGERLDIGDYVRLAEAVGEEGAGR
- a CDS encoding resuscitation-promoting factor, whose amino-acid sequence is MSVFKRINAADSLGARAVTGALLVTLAAGGVTGAVMHKELTLSIDGQAREVSTMAFSVSGVLEENGIATSPGDKINVDLSSSPRRGQVITVDRLKEVELKLDGQPQIVKTHKNSVREVLAEKGLTEVAVSTSLDAPVPVQGADVEVILPKPIVVTDGAKTERTVVAAKTVGDVFERTGNPLAPTDKVVPAATTPVSKDMKIKVTRIRDTEETVEEKVAPPEIKKEDDTLVRNRKVVEKKGTPGKAKVTYKVTRVNGKVTKREKLEEEVLVEPKPATVRVGTKPGAPHVPHGVWDALAQCEATGNWAINTGNGYYGGLQFNQSTWERHGGLEYAPRADLATREEQIAIGKKTQAAQGWGAWPTCTSRLGLR
- a CDS encoding HAD family hydrolase, producing MLGLPSQISVLLFDLDGVLTTTATLHTAAWTDAFDAFLVARAAGGIATDGEDLSPFTEQDYLDYVDGRPRIDGVRSFLTARGIVVDDDAVAQIAQSKNDAFTATLRRDGVDPYPGSVRYLDAARAAGLRIAVVTSSKNGAMVLQAAGLADYPEHRVDGNTIVAERLNGKPAPDSYLRGAELMGVQPEHAAVFEDAISGVRAGAAGRFGYVVGIDRVGGRQAEAMRAAGADVVVSDLDELL
- a CDS encoding TatD family hydrolase, which produces MTGPAEPSAKQVRKRKRREPPPDPAALGGLVDAHTHLAACGGRSAEAVAEIVDHAERVGVQQVVTVADDMVDARWAVQAAHWDSRVFAAVGLHPTHAGDLDGAARSELEEMVADERVVAVGETGLDYYWTVHSDTCAEPAVQKDVFAWHIDLAKRCGKALMIHNRDADRDLLDVLAAEGAPETVIMHCFSGTPEIARECVDRGYLLSFSGTVTFANSGALREAAALTPEDLILVETDAPFLTPHPYRGQPNQSYCLPYTARSLAEVRGVSPERMAAVLGANACRAYGLPLR
- the metG gene encoding methionine--tRNA ligase yields the protein MRPAFYLTTAIAYPNGAPHIGHAYEYISADALARFKRLDGYDVRFLTGTDEHGQKMQQTAQAEGIPTGELAARNSSRFQALQERLGSSFDRFIRTTDDDHHRASQEIWQRMVDAGDIYQDSYSGWYDVRDETFVNTDDTRVDENGDRVAAENGHVLTWTEEQTYFFRLSAYQDRLLALYDEHPEFIGPDVRRNEVRSFVAGGLKDLSVSRTTFDWGVTVPGDDAHVMYVWVDALTNYLTGAGFPDDPETFAKYWPADLHVIGKDIIRFHCVYWPAFLMSAGIDLPKRVFAHGFLFNNGEKMSKSIGNVIDPDVLIDEFGVDPVRFFFLREVSYGQDGSYSAEAIVARINADLANEYGNLAQRTLSMIGKYFDSAVPDPCEFTAEDRALLDRAATLLPTVREHFDVQAIHLGLEALWSTLAATNRYISAQEPWKLAKTDRERTGTVLYVCAEVIRIVTLLAQPVMPTATGTVLDLLAVNDDHRDFAAIQTRLQPGTALPKPAPVFPRVELAVQD
- a CDS encoding glycoside hydrolase family 65 protein, whose protein sequence is MDIDMIGRTETLFALSNGHIGLRGTFEEGEPVDQPGTYLNGFFEQRNLPYAESGYGYPESGQTVVNVTDGKIIRLLVEDEPMDLRYGRTVDHERVLDFRTGTLRRSTLWTSPTGRTVRIKSERLVSFTKRTIVATRYEVEPIGEDMKLVLQSDLLANEPVPLPGNDPRLAAALDAPLVPALADCRGTTAVLVHHTKRSGLAVAAAMGHTLDVPGNAETYVQADGDLARVTIAATVPQGSKIVLTKCVAYGWSARRSVPALRSQVDAALAMAAETGWDALKAEQAEFLDEFWRDADIEIDGDPELQQAIRFSLFHVLQAGARGQSRQIPAKGLTGPGYDGHTFWDTESFILPMLTYTVPAAAGEELRWRHSTLDKARARARELGQSGAMFPWRTIDGDECSGYWPAGTAGVHVSADIANATGRYLRATNDEAFEVECGVELLVEVARFFAGFGHHDVNGDFRIDGVTGPDEYTAIINNNVFTNLAAQQAFRDAVAVVHRQPAVARDLGVSNAEIKHWTACADSMTIPYDHDLGVHQQCEAFTLLDKWDFEGTKGRYPLLLNFPYFDLYRKQVVKQADLVFATYMFGDSFTPEEKRAIFDYYYPITVRDSSLSACCEAVTAAEVGYLDLAYDLLCESVFTDLHDLHNNVSSGLHIAALAGAWTDCVAGFGGMRDFGGNITFAPRLPERLNYMSFRMLVRESRIIVAVDKTKATYRLLDGPPIELAHHGEKFTLSDDPVILPIEPIESGRPPQAPTGCAPYRREG